From Elusimicrobiota bacterium, the proteins below share one genomic window:
- a CDS encoding YebC/PmpR family DNA-binding transcriptional regulator: MGGHSHWAGIKHKKAITDAKKGKVFTKIIKEITIAARMGGGKVDENPRLRKAIEDGKAANMPSTNVQRAIDRGTGKEPGVIYEEITYEGYGPGGIAILINTTTDNKNRAASEIRKILDVHGGNMGSSGCVSWMFEQKGYIAVKKTDAKEDELMTLALEIGADDFRSPADSDEFEIITSPAEFENVRAKLQERKVPVVSAEITMLPKNEINVGEDKAAQIVRLMDALEDHDDVQTVYSNFNIPDSILAKLEQ; the protein is encoded by the coding sequence ATGGGCGGACATTCCCACTGGGCTGGAATAAAACACAAAAAAGCTATTACTGATGCCAAAAAAGGCAAGGTCTTTACAAAGATAATAAAAGAAATCACCATCGCCGCCAGGATGGGCGGCGGCAAGGTTGATGAAAATCCCCGTTTGCGCAAAGCTATAGAAGACGGGAAGGCGGCAAACATGCCTTCCACCAACGTACAAAGAGCCATCGACCGCGGCACAGGCAAGGAGCCCGGAGTAATCTATGAAGAGATCACCTACGAGGGTTACGGCCCGGGCGGTATAGCCATCCTGATAAACACGACCACCGACAATAAAAACCGCGCCGCCAGTGAAATCCGTAAGATTTTGGATGTGCACGGCGGCAATATGGGTTCCTCCGGCTGCGTGTCCTGGATGTTCGAGCAAAAGGGTTACATAGCCGTAAAAAAAACAGACGCCAAGGAAGACGAGCTGATGACTCTGGCCCTTGAAATAGGCGCCGATGACTTCCGTTCCCCCGCCGATTCCGACGAATTTGAAATAATAACCTCCCCCGCGGAGTTTGAAAACGTAAGGGCCAAACTGCAGGAAAGGAAAGTGCCGGTGGTCTCGGCCGAAATCACCATGCTGCCCAAGAACGAAATTAATGTCGGCGAAGACAAAGCCGCCCAGATAGTCCGCCTTATGGACGCTCTTGAAGACCATGACGATGTTCAGACGGTCTATTCAAACTTCAACATACCCGACTCTATATTGGCAAAACTTGAGCAGTAA
- a CDS encoding PorV/PorQ family protein, which produces MNTLIHNRKHAFVPAFLFALTLSPLPSTLTPVFAGGSGSTAMQVLKTDISPRAMGMGGSFVAVADDIYAVNYNPAGLAQLYVPEASAMYLSGFDDAKLEYVAIGMPMPFLGLAGIAKPAMAVSAIFSDAGRFNWTTMNGDGSLSSKNLNAQTDSVIALSYGEKVYSGDVNLEGYKAKIEQYAGMSVKFISSDMLQHYSASALAFDAGWLVMEQNIGLTFGAGLANYGGGIKYASETEKLPSILRLGLALQRPTILDQSALVSVEYDSYLAEPKKSLRLGLEYNFEKIFKARLGYKALEDNKGLTLGLGVHYDDLAFDFALSLGNAVFNTSQVALSYKFNGYVNSAYKRKVNYKEPEPARKTVHPAPKAKPQPKKPPPEENKNNSDFFLIN; this is translated from the coding sequence ATGAATACTTTAATACATAACAGAAAGCATGCTTTTGTCCCGGCATTTCTGTTTGCCCTTACCCTATCCCCTCTGCCCTCTACCCTAACCCCTGTTTTTGCCGGCGGTTCCGGTTCTACGGCCATGCAGGTCCTTAAAACCGATATCAGTCCCAGGGCAATGGGTATGGGCGGCAGTTTTGTGGCGGTAGCGGACGATATTTACGCCGTGAATTATAATCCGGCGGGTCTGGCCCAGCTTTATGTGCCCGAGGCCTCGGCCATGTATCTTTCAGGGTTTGATGACGCAAAACTTGAATATGTGGCCATCGGCATGCCTATGCCCTTTTTGGGGCTGGCAGGCATTGCAAAGCCGGCCATGGCTGTTTCCGCGATTTTTTCCGACGCGGGCCGTTTTAACTGGACCACCATGAACGGTGACGGATCATTGTCGTCAAAAAACCTTAACGCCCAAACGGACAGCGTGATTGCCTTAAGCTATGGCGAGAAAGTTTATTCGGGGGATGTGAATCTGGAAGGCTATAAGGCCAAAATCGAGCAATATGCGGGCATGTCCGTCAAATTCATAAGTTCCGATATGCTTCAGCATTATTCCGCTTCCGCGCTGGCTTTTGACGCCGGCTGGCTGGTGATGGAACAGAATATCGGGCTCACTTTCGGGGCGGGGCTTGCCAATTACGGCGGCGGAATAAAATACGCAAGCGAGACGGAGAAGCTGCCGTCTATTTTGCGGCTGGGGCTTGCCTTGCAGCGTCCCACTATACTGGACCAGTCCGCCCTTGTTTCGGTGGAGTACGACTCCTATCTCGCCGAACCTAAAAAAAGTCTGCGCCTCGGCCTGGAATATAATTTTGAGAAAATTTTCAAAGCGCGCCTTGGTTACAAGGCGCTTGAGGACAACAAGGGCCTTACCTTGGGCCTTGGCGTTCATTATGATGACTTGGCGTTTGATTTCGCCCTGTCGCTCGGGAACGCGGTTTTTAACACTTCACAAGTGGCGTTGTCATACAAATTCAACGGTTATGTAAACTCGGCTTACAAACGGAAAGTGAATTACAAAGAACCGGAACCGGCCCGGAAAACCGTACATCCCGCGCCTAAAGCCAAGCCCCAGCCTAAAAAACCCCCGCCGGAAGAAAACAAAAACAACTCCGATTTTTTCTTGATCAACTGA
- a CDS encoding diacylglycerol kinase family lipid kinase — translation MSYFFIINPNAGHKRKNIVKLINGVFSARKMRYEIEFTTKRSHARELAAKAVTQGFSDVVAVGGDGTIRETASALVGHSQTLGIIPCGSGNGLARNLYIPLDAGACVRGLLDWHVRAIDAGLANGELFLCSAGVGLDAEIARDFNARKGGRGILPYIYHGALQFFKYRPVPMAAAFNSKWMKFEPLLAAVMNGRQFGGGAQIAPDAYLDDGLLDLAVVKKKGFLKTILTLPDLFNGRLASHPELVSYFKAQIFELHCLKGTAYHLDGEDFVCDTGLLKITVLPRALKVKAPPVTTQ, via the coding sequence ATGTCCTATTTCTTTATCATCAATCCTAATGCGGGCCATAAGCGCAAAAATATCGTCAAACTAATAAATGGCGTATTTTCCGCCAGAAAAATGCGCTACGAAATTGAGTTTACCACTAAGAGATCGCATGCGCGCGAACTGGCGGCTAAAGCAGTTACGCAGGGTTTTAGCGATGTGGTGGCCGTTGGAGGCGACGGTACCATAAGGGAAACGGCCTCGGCGCTTGTGGGCCATAGCCAGACTCTTGGCATAATTCCCTGCGGTTCCGGCAATGGCCTGGCCCGCAACCTTTACATTCCGCTGGATGCCGGCGCTTGCGTGCGCGGCCTGCTTGACTGGCATGTGCGCGCGATAGACGCGGGGCTTGCCAACGGTGAACTGTTTTTATGCTCCGCCGGCGTCGGCCTTGACGCGGAAATAGCCCGGGATTTTAACGCCCGCAAGGGCGGGCGCGGCATTCTGCCCTACATCTATCACGGGGCGCTTCAGTTTTTTAAATACCGCCCGGTTCCTATGGCCGCGGCTTTCAATTCGAAGTGGATGAAATTTGAGCCCCTTCTGGCCGCAGTCATGAACGGGCGCCAGTTCGGCGGCGGGGCGCAGATCGCCCCGGACGCCTATCTGGACGACGGCCTGCTGGATCTTGCCGTAGTAAAAAAGAAAGGTTTTTTAAAAACTATTTTAACTCTGCCGGATCTATTCAACGGCAGGCTGGCTTCTCACCCTGAACTGGTAAGTTACTTCAAGGCGCAGATCTTTGAGTTGCACTGCCTCAAGGGAACAGCTTACCATCTTGACGGGGAGGATTTTGTCTGCGACACGGGCCTGCTAAAAATAACAGTGTTGCCGAGAGCCCTTAAAGTTAAAGCTCCGCCGGTAACCACGCAGTAG
- a CDS encoding PepSY domain-containing protein, protein MMKKTIFFTLLLPLALCAAAASAPGGTPAAAAWRARAQKFSPLSDSIRPLRKSPSFSTMEAFRKFSLKQGNGWRVRYNPRTALPEAIIGGRTLLYSGSPEEAAAAFLTDNAALLNVNFSQLRLAYKKDFLGATHLNYQQFYNGIPVEFSYVRLHIDKDGAVSGYQAKFEPDINLSLVPLVSPDYAASAAVADMGYALKVKKTSLVIFPDETDGVLKLAWKILSRGRGSWVYYVDAATGKVLFKYDDLRYLTSASGTVRGTVYDISPIPNGNSDLNNPPMESLWAPLSIQPIRDQYVWVGDYSHPVTTDGNGAYSTTLSGKVFASLKGPYFSVINFRGPSAHFDNGGGLWRTYATPVHNLSPYTVTIPATEWTASEAFAKVMPHFSAAAGQPFHMGELDIGGTIMDGTELNIKDPAGPVASYIGKRTTGFYGASVESPSYELDVQADPSGASSNFIVDISSYLVLTNAPAASDNSTGSIEWSTHSVAISSTMTKVTSLDASLDWGGASNSLAEVNAFYHLNKMHAYFDPINFYPGSPKPADLSGRVPVMVHAHGEADNIAVDGGMQNAYYDFEHDNILIGDGPMDVDGKFRSFALDGTIIRHEYTHKAVNQIYPIINFGEFGAISEAMADYFSLASFKAEGKDISILGNFIGAGEGTARDLSGVGGLKKMPGDWSGEVHDDSLILSQALYSLRDGGPHSLGTFAAGTTFAGLPRADVFIFDALFYFPDNFANFMDAMEMVCQRLEQSNCASGPNYLSSIKQAFGEHMISTGPAAGGDANEPNNGPEWATDISSVSVITGTIYPVGDVDYYSLPLKQGTFTAKLYLPSTNQTYGLYSAFALYLFDANRNYVVEKVPAIYNPSGGGGCLMDGNCQTESASVTLQYTISPPDNYPGRYYLMVTAAPNDFSGNSNTVSFSSYTLTLDYTPQGSSEASITRVFDGDIIDFATPNASFNAAMNPASSVAGAASAETVFEYAQLRDHNYQPLELTKAYADLTGVYMRLSHPVTDYSDNKIHGTVHLLSGFANRYPGVGTVYLEVFGRNRLGSVVSLGVSDAINLTTNKSAALAYNNILKPGDPCHCDNDKCSPSCPTIKFDVQSAGSISIKVYTQSGTLVKILCPGNQKACTAGTGTGTVNWDGTNSGGGKVASGIYFITVTGPGLDKIVKVAVVR, encoded by the coding sequence ATGATGAAAAAAACAATATTTTTCACTCTCCTTCTTCCGCTGGCCCTGTGCGCCGCGGCGGCATCAGCCCCGGGGGGCACTCCCGCCGCAGCCGCGTGGCGGGCGCGGGCCCAAAAATTCTCTCCGCTTTCAGATTCTATCCGTCCGCTCAGAAAATCGCCGTCTTTTTCCACCATGGAAGCCTTCAGAAAATTTTCGCTTAAACAAGGGAACGGCTGGCGGGTGCGTTATAATCCGCGCACGGCCCTGCCCGAGGCTATAATCGGCGGCCGCACTCTCCTTTATAGCGGGTCGCCTGAAGAGGCCGCCGCGGCCTTCCTCACGGATAATGCAGCCCTGCTGAATGTGAATTTTTCCCAATTGCGCCTGGCCTATAAAAAGGATTTCCTGGGAGCGACTCATCTTAACTATCAGCAATTTTATAACGGCATCCCGGTAGAGTTTTCCTATGTCAGGCTTCACATAGACAAGGACGGGGCGGTCAGCGGCTATCAGGCAAAATTCGAACCGGACATAAATTTATCGCTTGTGCCGCTGGTCTCGCCCGATTATGCCGCTTCCGCCGCCGTGGCAGATATGGGTTACGCCCTGAAAGTAAAAAAGACCTCGCTGGTAATTTTCCCCGATGAGACGGACGGCGTCTTAAAACTTGCCTGGAAAATCCTTTCCAGAGGGAGGGGTTCATGGGTGTATTATGTGGATGCCGCAACCGGCAAGGTGCTCTTTAAGTATGACGATTTGCGCTATCTCACCAGCGCCAGCGGCACAGTCAGAGGAACGGTTTACGATATCTCACCCATTCCAAACGGCAACAGCGACCTGAACAATCCCCCGATGGAATCCTTGTGGGCCCCGCTTTCCATTCAACCGATCCGGGACCAGTATGTCTGGGTGGGAGACTACTCCCATCCCGTGACCACGGACGGGAACGGCGCCTATTCCACGACCCTGAGCGGGAAGGTTTTTGCTTCACTCAAAGGCCCCTATTTTTCAGTAATTAATTTTCGGGGCCCGAGCGCCCACTTTGACAATGGCGGAGGACTGTGGCGCACTTATGCCACGCCTGTTCATAACCTTTCTCCCTATACTGTAACAATACCGGCTACCGAATGGACCGCCTCGGAGGCTTTTGCGAAAGTCATGCCGCATTTCAGCGCGGCCGCCGGGCAGCCTTTCCATATGGGAGAGCTTGATATTGGCGGGACGATAATGGACGGAACCGAACTAAACATTAAGGACCCCGCCGGCCCGGTAGCCAGCTACATAGGAAAAAGGACAACCGGCTTTTACGGCGCTTCCGTGGAAAGCCCTTCTTATGAGCTTGACGTACAAGCCGACCCTTCCGGCGCTTCCAGTAATTTTATCGTTGACATATCATCTTATCTGGTTCTCACCAACGCCCCCGCTGCTTCCGATAACTCCACCGGCTCTATTGAGTGGTCCACCCACTCGGTAGCGATATCGTCCACTATGACGAAAGTGACATCGCTTGACGCAAGTCTTGACTGGGGCGGCGCTTCAAATTCGCTTGCGGAAGTTAACGCGTTTTATCATCTGAATAAGATGCACGCCTATTTTGACCCGATTAACTTTTATCCGGGCAGCCCCAAGCCCGCCGATCTAAGCGGCAGGGTGCCGGTTATGGTTCACGCGCATGGGGAGGCCGATAATATAGCGGTGGATGGCGGCATGCAGAACGCATATTATGATTTTGAGCACGATAATATACTTATAGGCGACGGGCCAATGGACGTGGACGGTAAATTCCGCTCTTTCGCTTTGGATGGAACCATAATAAGGCACGAATACACGCACAAAGCGGTAAATCAGATTTACCCCATAATAAATTTCGGCGAGTTTGGCGCTATTTCCGAAGCCATGGCCGACTATTTTTCTCTTGCTTCCTTTAAGGCGGAGGGAAAAGACATTTCGATCCTCGGTAATTTTATCGGAGCGGGCGAAGGCACGGCCAGGGACCTTTCCGGCGTCGGCGGCTTAAAAAAAATGCCTGGTGACTGGTCCGGTGAAGTTCACGACGACAGCCTTATACTTTCGCAGGCGCTTTACTCATTGCGCGATGGAGGGCCGCACTCTCTCGGCACTTTCGCTGCGGGCACCACTTTTGCCGGCCTGCCGCGGGCGGATGTCTTTATTTTTGACGCTCTGTTTTATTTTCCCGATAACTTCGCCAATTTTATGGACGCCATGGAAATGGTCTGTCAGCGTTTGGAACAGTCCAACTGCGCCTCCGGCCCAAATTACCTCAGTTCGATAAAGCAAGCTTTCGGAGAACACATGATTTCCACCGGGCCGGCGGCGGGGGGAGATGCCAACGAACCCAATAACGGCCCGGAATGGGCCACCGATATCAGCAGCGTCTCCGTTATTACAGGCACGATTTATCCGGTGGGCGATGTGGATTATTACTCATTACCGCTCAAGCAGGGAACTTTTACGGCAAAACTTTATCTTCCGTCTACCAATCAGACTTACGGGCTATATTCGGCCTTCGCCCTGTATCTCTTTGACGCTAATCGCAACTATGTGGTGGAAAAGGTGCCTGCCATATATAACCCGTCCGGCGGCGGCGGCTGCCTCATGGACGGCAATTGCCAGACAGAGTCTGCGAGCGTTACGCTTCAATATACTATTTCCCCGCCGGACAACTATCCGGGCCGTTATTACCTTATGGTTACCGCGGCGCCGAATGACTTTTCCGGCAATTCCAACACGGTCTCATTCAGCTCATATACCCTTACCCTTGATTACACGCCGCAAGGCAGTTCAGAAGCAAGCATAACACGGGTTTTTGACGGCGATATCATAGATTTTGCCACCCCGAACGCAAGCTTCAACGCCGCCATGAATCCGGCTTCTTCTGTCGCCGGCGCCGCCTCCGCCGAAACTGTTTTTGAATACGCGCAACTCCGCGATCATAATTACCAGCCTCTGGAACTTACAAAAGCCTATGCGGACTTAACCGGTGTTTACATGCGCCTGTCTCATCCCGTTACTGATTATTCCGACAATAAGATACACGGTACGGTGCATCTGTTGAGCGGTTTTGCGAACCGCTATCCAGGGGTCGGGACCGTATATCTTGAGGTTTTCGGCCGAAACCGCCTTGGCAGCGTGGTTTCGCTCGGAGTTTCCGACGCTATAAACCTCACGACCAATAAATCCGCCGCGCTCGCCTATAACAATATTTTGAAGCCGGGCGATCCATGTCATTGTGATAATGATAAGTGTTCTCCATCCTGCCCTACTATAAAATTCGATGTGCAGTCGGCGGGCTCTATATCCATAAAGGTGTACACCCAGAGCGGGACGCTTGTTAAAATCCTTTGTCCGGGCAACCAGAAGGCCTGCACCGCCGGCACCGGCACGGGAACAGTGAACTGGGACGGGACCAACAGCGGCGGAGGAAAAGTGGCCAGCGGAATTTATTTCATCACGGTGACGGGCCCAGGCCTTGATAAGATAGTCAAAGTAGCGGTGGTAAGATAA
- a CDS encoding HEAT repeat domain-containing protein, with product MNPVFAVFLLLWPPIAFGAQVYSDKELGTKALETVIADIKDKDSDIRAMAAGVLGNAGNKAAVGILTKLLNDPDKHVRITAAEALWKLDSPAGMKIVYAIINDVPAKEPVDHSPMIELKTIFQNKIREHAIEAVVRMKGEKAGDLLFSLKNDVFGAVRDVAARELSRLGYDEEMTQFIDALSSENEAIRYQSATVFSKICSAAALPKLKELLGKETSLMVKTAVLDAIACIPERKSATEALMALADDDNPTVKYKAIVALAGIKDKKVSAKLAEINSETGDIKLKLAILPALISPSAGNAMDGQAGGAAGKPELETVSRALEARNPEVKISAVRALENFNPQEAKPLLGAALADENASVKLEAALQILRRFSKK from the coding sequence ATGAACCCAGTGTTCGCCGTTTTTTTATTGTTATGGCCTCCCATTGCTTTTGGGGCGCAAGTCTATTCCGACAAGGAATTGGGCACAAAGGCTCTTGAAACGGTGATTGCCGACATAAAAGATAAAGATTCTGATATACGGGCTATGGCGGCGGGGGTGCTGGGCAATGCCGGGAATAAAGCCGCCGTGGGAATACTTACGAAGCTGCTTAACGACCCGGACAAACATGTGCGCATAACCGCGGCGGAAGCTCTTTGGAAGCTTGACAGCCCGGCCGGGATGAAAATTGTCTACGCGATTATCAACGATGTTCCCGCCAAGGAACCAGTGGATCATTCACCCATGATAGAGCTTAAAACCATTTTCCAGAACAAGATCCGGGAACACGCCATAGAAGCCGTAGTGCGCATGAAAGGCGAGAAAGCGGGAGACTTGCTTTTTAGCCTGAAAAACGACGTTTTCGGCGCCGTGCGCGACGTGGCGGCAAGAGAACTTTCCCGTCTGGGCTACGACGAGGAAATGACGCAGTTTATTGACGCCCTGAGCTCGGAAAACGAGGCCATCCGCTACCAGAGCGCCACCGTGTTTTCAAAAATTTGCAGCGCGGCAGCCTTGCCGAAACTTAAAGAACTGCTGGGGAAGGAAACCTCTCTAATGGTAAAAACCGCCGTGCTTGACGCCATAGCCTGTATTCCTGAACGGAAATCCGCGACGGAAGCGCTTATGGCTCTTGCCGATGACGATAACCCCACGGTTAAATATAAGGCGATCGTCGCGCTCGCCGGAATAAAAGATAAAAAAGTATCCGCTAAACTTGCGGAGATAAATTCCGAGACAGGCGACATTAAACTAAAGCTGGCCATACTGCCCGCACTCATCTCCCCGTCCGCCGGTAACGCCATGGACGGGCAGGCCGGCGGCGCAGCCGGAAAGCCGGAACTGGAAACGGTTTCGCGGGCTTTGGAAGCCCGGAACCCTGAAGTGAAAATTTCAGCGGTCAGGGCGCTTGAAAATTTTAATCCGCAGGAAGCCAAGCCTTTGCTCGGCGCCGCGCTGGCCGATGAAAATGCCTCCGTAAAGCTTGAGGCGGCCCTGCAGATACTGAGGCGGTTTTCAAAGAAGTAG
- a CDS encoding FecR family protein, translating into MKTLIFTVLSAMCANLSAADNAIGPRQASVTAADAPSKPGGEQVGVTGGVIGCIYNAGRNAELMKAGPASLWQPVKKAMPIAEGDRIKTGPRGNCEILIKDGTFIKVDERSELTASELKLDAAGRKYSFAFLAGKAMWLAAKFKSDLASKIEVRTPSAVCAVRGTAFSVALSSQNTSVGLFEGVLAVTAGAENKEIAQGSEADVSGGSLAVQPHLSRLMEGERKTYNKLKNRVEDLRKKLAKREDFIDSFLAEQDKKVSDYKKRQAEKLKQRGK; encoded by the coding sequence ATGAAAACGTTAATATTCACTGTTCTGTCGGCCATGTGTGCAAACCTTTCAGCCGCGGACAACGCCATAGGCCCGCGGCAGGCCAGTGTCACCGCCGCGGACGCCCCCTCCAAGCCCGGGGGTGAGCAGGTCGGTGTCACCGGCGGGGTAATAGGCTGTATCTATAACGCGGGCCGCAATGCCGAATTGATGAAAGCCGGTCCGGCTTCTTTGTGGCAGCCGGTAAAAAAAGCTATGCCGATAGCTGAAGGCGACCGGATAAAAACCGGCCCCCGCGGGAATTGCGAGATCTTGATCAAGGACGGGACATTTATAAAAGTGGACGAGCGCTCGGAGCTTACAGCCAGCGAACTGAAACTGGACGCCGCCGGCCGTAAATATTCCTTTGCATTCCTGGCCGGCAAGGCCATGTGGCTGGCCGCCAAATTCAAGTCCGATCTGGCTTCAAAGATTGAAGTGCGCACTCCATCAGCCGTCTGCGCGGTGCGCGGCACGGCTTTTTCGGTGGCGCTTTCGTCGCAAAACACGTCCGTGGGGCTTTTTGAGGGGGTTCTGGCGGTAACGGCTGGCGCGGAAAACAAGGAAATAGCCCAGGGCAGCGAGGCTGATGTTTCAGGCGGTTCTCTGGCGGTTCAGCCGCATCTGTCGCGTCTTATGGAGGGTGAAAGAAAAACCTACAACAAGCTGAAAAATCGTGTGGAAGACCTTAGAAAAAAACTGGCCAAGAGGGAAGATTTTATCGACTCTTTTCTGGCTGAGCAGGATAAAAAGGTTTCGGATTACAAAAAGAGACAAGCGGAAAAACTCAAACAACGCGGCAAATAG
- the ruvC gene encoding crossover junction endodeoxyribonuclease RuvC: MKILGIDPGLDRTGWAVLEKGGPGAAARVLASGLIHTSKSLALEKRLSAIYDSLASVITENTPQAAAIEEVFFSKRADTQANTTHARGVILLACEKKSLPISAYNPREIKKTVSGSGSADKAQMQKIVQLILGLKEIPKPDDVADAMAAALCHLRLSPVRLALEKARMAVGTKGANSK; encoded by the coding sequence ATGAAAATCTTAGGCATTGACCCCGGGCTTGACAGAACGGGCTGGGCTGTCCTTGAGAAAGGCGGACCTGGTGCGGCGGCGCGAGTGCTTGCAAGCGGTCTTATCCACACGTCCAAAAGCCTTGCGCTTGAAAAACGCCTGAGCGCTATTTATGACTCTCTTGCTTCGGTGATAACCGAAAATACGCCGCAAGCCGCGGCTATAGAAGAGGTTTTCTTCTCAAAGCGCGCGGACACGCAGGCAAATACCACCCATGCCAGAGGAGTAATTTTACTCGCCTGTGAAAAAAAATCCCTGCCCATAAGCGCTTACAATCCGCGGGAAATAAAAAAAACCGTAAGCGGCAGTGGCAGCGCCGACAAAGCCCAGATGCAAAAAATAGTGCAGCTTATTCTTGGTTTAAAGGAAATTCCAAAACCGGACGATGTGGCCGACGCCATGGCGGCCGCGCTTTGCCACCTGCGGCTGTCCCCGGTGCGGCTGGCTCTTGAAAAAGCCCGGATGGCTGTAGGAACGAAGGGAGCGAATAGTAAATAG
- the ruvB gene encoding Holliday junction branch migration DNA helicase RuvB, producing the protein MQKEDNPLSPKTAPGETARFDSALRPLTLKEFIGQKKLKENLDISIRAAKNRGEALDHCLFYSPPGLGKTTLSHILAREMGVNIKVTSGPVLSKPGDLAAMLTTELAEGDILFIDEIHRLNAAVEEALYPVMEDFIFFISTGKGPGATTLKLAVPRFTLVGATTRSGLLTGPLRDRFGLSFNLGFYGETEIEAILERSAAILNTSASPQGLKLIAARSRGTPRIANRLLKRVRDFAEVKGTGVITPEITEAAMASLEIDSEGLDNLDRRLLTTIAEKFEGGPVGIETLAVSISEEQDTLTDVIEPFLMQSGFLKRTTRGRVLTAKAARHLGLKLPRQQELL; encoded by the coding sequence ATGCAAAAAGAAGACAATCCGCTTTCACCCAAAACCGCTCCCGGAGAAACCGCGCGTTTTGATTCGGCGCTGCGCCCGCTTACGCTCAAAGAGTTTATAGGCCAGAAGAAACTCAAGGAAAATCTGGATATTTCCATAAGGGCCGCTAAAAACCGCGGTGAGGCGCTTGACCACTGTCTTTTTTATTCCCCCCCGGGCCTTGGCAAAACCACGCTTTCGCATATACTCGCCCGTGAAATGGGGGTAAACATAAAAGTAACCTCCGGCCCCGTGCTTTCAAAACCCGGAGATCTGGCCGCCATGCTTACCACTGAGCTCGCTGAAGGCGATATCCTTTTTATCGACGAAATACACCGCCTTAACGCCGCAGTGGAAGAAGCCCTCTACCCCGTAATGGAGGATTTCATTTTCTTTATAAGCACAGGCAAAGGCCCCGGAGCTACTACCCTTAAACTCGCCGTGCCGCGCTTTACTCTGGTGGGCGCTACGACCAGAAGCGGATTGCTCACCGGCCCTTTACGGGACCGTTTCGGACTTTCATTTAATCTGGGCTTTTACGGAGAAACTGAAATTGAAGCCATTCTTGAGCGGTCGGCCGCCATACTTAACACTTCCGCCTCACCGCAGGGCCTGAAACTTATAGCCGCCCGCTCGCGCGGCACGCCGCGCATAGCCAACCGCCTGCTTAAAAGGGTTCGCGATTTCGCCGAAGTGAAAGGCACGGGCGTTATCACTCCGGAGATCACGGAAGCCGCCATGGCTTCGCTGGAGATAGACTCGGAGGGGCTTGACAATCTGGACCGCCGCCTCCTTACGACCATAGCGGAAAAATTTGAAGGCGGGCCGGTGGGGATAGAAACGCTGGCCGTTTCCATTTCCGAAGAGCAGGACACGCTCACGGATGTAATAGAGCCTTTTCTTATGCAGAGCGGATTTTTAAAGAGGACGACAAGAGGCAGAGTTCTTACCGCCAAAGCCGCCAGACATTTGGGCCTTAAACTTCCGCGGCAGCAGGAACTGTTATAA